Proteins from one Sulfolobales archaeon genomic window:
- a CDS encoding MBL fold metallo-hydrolase, whose amino-acid sequence MPLQEIPAHINSRGGVVINNKIVADGFENTKYRFISHAHSDHTLDLGLSIRSSQIIYAHKATFEILEVLEDGVPRYLRNPMNYGDRICIDDDCIEIVEARHILGSAQLVYSSPRAGTIVYTGDFKDPGRGTKIISGADIVITEATYGSPAYVRRFKDIAGEALIDLVIHLLSKGPVYISAYYGKQQEVMDLLRSGGVTAPFIAPEKVYKISKIAEKHGLRIGEVIHENSREAEEIYREGWYIYFTHPMSGVRSIMRRSYFNTHLRPSVIYLSGWLFESLYRSIDDRSYIFSFSDHADFHELIDYIDMARPKMVIIDSFRSGENGRKFAREVKKRLGIRSIALPV is encoded by the coding sequence ATGCCGCTCCAGGAGATCCCTGCTCATATAAATAGCAGAGGAGGTGTTGTGATAAATAATAAGATAGTTGCAGATGGATTTGAGAATACCAAGTATAGATTCATATCTCATGCTCACAGCGATCACACTCTAGATCTAGGGCTTTCCATAAGAAGCAGTCAAATCATATACGCTCATAAAGCAACATTTGAAATACTTGAAGTCTTAGAAGATGGAGTGCCTAGATATCTTAGAAATCCTATGAATTATGGAGATAGGATCTGTATAGATGATGATTGTATAGAGATAGTAGAAGCAAGACATATACTAGGATCCGCACAACTTGTTTACAGCAGTCCTAGAGCTGGCACGATAGTATACACAGGAGATTTCAAAGATCCTGGGAGAGGAACCAAGATAATTTCAGGAGCTGATATAGTTATCACCGAAGCTACTTACGGCAGCCCAGCTTATGTGAGAAGATTTAAAGATATAGCGGGTGAAGCACTCATAGATCTGGTCATCCACCTTCTCTCTAAAGGTCCTGTCTATATATCAGCATACTATGGCAAGCAGCAGGAGGTCATGGATCTCCTTAGAAGCGGAGGAGTTACAGCTCCTTTCATAGCTCCTGAAAAAGTATACAAGATATCTAAGATCGCTGAGAAACACGGTCTTAGAATCGGAGAAGTCATTCATGAGAACAGTAGAGAAGCTGAAGAGATCTATAGAGAGGGATGGTATATCTACTTCACCCATCCTATGTCAGGTGTTAGAAGTATTATGAGAAGAAGTTATTTCAACACTCATCTGAGACCTAGTGTAATATACTTATCAGGCTGGCTCTTTGAATCTCTATACAGATCTATAGATGATAGAAGTTATATATTCTCCTTCAGCGATCACGCAGATTTTCACGAGCTTATAGACTACATAGACATGGCAAGACCTAAGATGGTTATAATTGACAGCTTTAGAAGCGGTGAAAATGGGAGAAAATTTGCGAGAGAAGTTAAGAAAAGACTCGGGATCAGATCTATAGCTCTCCCAGTCTAG
- a CDS encoding class I SAM-dependent methyltransferase family protein: protein MRRSSILREIASHVLGEELGRRVWKRIDIIGDIAVIRKPYDVDIDSMRVIAEKLLERLRYIRSVWLDLGGVEDVKRTRNLVWLAGEKRSETLYREYGCIFKLDITRVYISPRLSYEHMRIARMVREGEFIINMFAGVGGFSIVIARYSRPRKIISIDINEDAYRYMLENVRLNKVEGIVEPVLGDALQVIRSYRDSSDRVLIPLPALALESLEPAVESLRGEGFIHSYDFIDAENRREALERSAEIYSREIERLDLVSEFKIIGSRIVRSVGPKRYQVVHDIWVRKIS from the coding sequence ATGAGGAGAAGCAGTATTCTCAGAGAAATAGCATCTCATGTATTAGGTGAAGAGCTGGGTAGGAGGGTCTGGAAGAGGATTGATATTATAGGTGATATAGCTGTTATTAGAAAACCTTATGATGTAGATATAGATTCTATGAGGGTTATTGCTGAGAAGCTCTTAGAAAGACTTAGATACATAAGATCTGTATGGCTGGATCTGGGCGGTGTTGAAGATGTGAAGAGAACCAGGAATCTAGTGTGGCTTGCGGGAGAAAAGAGATCAGAGACATTATATAGGGAGTATGGATGCATCTTCAAACTAGATATAACCAGAGTCTATATATCTCCTAGACTGAGTTATGAGCATATGAGAATAGCTAGAATGGTTAGAGAAGGTGAGTTTATTATAAACATGTTTGCTGGGGTGGGAGGGTTCTCCATAGTTATAGCGAGATATTCAAGACCTAGGAAGATTATCTCTATAGATATAAATGAAGATGCCTACAGATACATGCTGGAGAACGTGAGATTGAATAAAGTTGAAGGCATTGTCGAACCTGTTCTAGGAGATGCTCTTCAAGTGATTAGAAGTTATAGAGATAGCTCTGACAGAGTTCTAATACCACTACCAGCTCTAGCTCTTGAATCTCTAGAACCAGCTGTGGAGTCTCTCAGGGGTGAGGGTTTCATCCATTCCTATGATTTTATAGATGCTGAGAATAGAAGAGAAGCTTTAGAGAGGTCTGCAGAGATCTATTCTAGAGAGATTGAGAGATTAGATCTTGTCTCGGAATTTAAGATAATTGGTAGCAGGATTGTGAGAAGTGTAGGGCCTAAGAGATATCAGGTGGTGCATGATATTTGGGTGAGGAAGATCTCTTAA
- the eno gene encoding phosphopyruvate hydratase: MEENLFRIISVDAIQVLDSRGDPTIEVSVRTYGGSGRAIAPAGASKSIHEAVELRDNDPNVFRGRSVYRAVDIVRNTISQALIGLDSRRQRYIDRILIEIDGTPNKSRIGGNTTTAVSLAVLKAAADTYRVPVFRYVGGIKAIKIPIPMMNIVNGGVHAGNNLAFQEFMIVPLKFESFSRALRAGVEIYKNLKDILKSRYGINAVNVGDEGGYAPPMSRVEEALQVLKEAVEKTKYSFGEEVFISIDAAASQFYDEESGRYKIDGREFEPEELLEFYLDLSDRYKLLSIEDPFHEESIEYFSKLVSSLKKTLVVGDDHLSTNVKRLEKSIEKRSVTAALVKVNQVGTFTETREFVDLARRSRLYTIMSHRSGDTEDNVLSHLAVGLETDFIKTGAPARSERVAKYNELLRIESFLGDEALYQGSVIKIW, encoded by the coding sequence GTGGAGGAGAATCTCTTCAGAATAATTTCTGTAGACGCGATACAAGTACTAGATTCAAGAGGAGATCCCACGATAGAGGTTAGTGTGAGAACATACGGAGGATCTGGAAGAGCGATCGCTCCTGCAGGAGCTTCTAAGAGTATTCACGAAGCTGTGGAACTCCGAGACAACGATCCCAATGTTTTCAGAGGAAGATCCGTGTATAGAGCTGTTGATATAGTTAGAAACACTATATCTCAAGCTCTCATAGGATTAGACAGTCGTAGACAGAGGTATATTGATAGGATCCTCATAGAAATAGATGGAACCCCCAATAAATCTAGAATAGGAGGCAACACAACAACAGCGGTAAGCCTAGCAGTTTTGAAAGCTGCAGCCGATACATATAGAGTTCCTGTCTTCAGATACGTTGGAGGGATCAAGGCTATTAAGATTCCTATACCTATGATGAATATAGTAAATGGAGGTGTTCACGCCGGAAATAATCTGGCTTTTCAAGAGTTCATGATAGTACCTCTAAAATTTGAGAGCTTCTCCAGAGCTTTGAGAGCTGGTGTAGAGATCTATAAGAATCTCAAGGATATTCTTAAGAGCAGATATGGGATTAACGCTGTCAACGTAGGTGATGAAGGAGGATATGCGCCTCCTATGAGTAGAGTTGAAGAAGCTCTTCAGGTATTAAAAGAAGCTGTTGAGAAAACAAAATACTCTTTTGGTGAGGAGGTTTTCATATCTATTGATGCGGCTGCATCTCAATTCTATGATGAGGAGAGTGGTAGGTACAAGATTGATGGTAGAGAGTTCGAGCCTGAGGAATTATTAGAATTCTACCTAGATCTATCTGATAGATATAAGCTTCTCTCCATAGAAGACCCCTTCCATGAGGAGAGCATAGAATACTTCTCAAAACTTGTTTCATCTCTGAAGAAAACACTCGTAGTAGGAGACGATCATCTTTCTACGAATGTTAAAAGGCTTGAGAAAAGTATTGAAAAGAGATCTGTGACAGCAGCTCTTGTAAAAGTAAACCAGGTAGGCACATTCACTGAAACAAGAGAATTCGTGGATCTAGCTAGAAGAAGCAGGCTCTACACTATAATGAGTCATAGAAGTGGTGATACAGAAGATAACGTACTCTCACACCTAGCGGTAGGTCTGGAGACTGATTTTATCAAAACAGGAGCTCCTGCAAGATCTGAGAGAGTTGCCAAGTATAACGAGCTTCTGCGAATAGAAAGTTTTCTAGGAGATGAAGCTCTCTACCAAGGATCTGTTATAAAGATCTGGTGA
- a CDS encoding ferritin family protein produces MSVSIEEFRDLAENSCVDEYKDYMIYMELSRMRLLSDPLRRSLSRMAEQERAHYEFWKKYAGECKIRSLRLKLEIFLLKIMVLIMGVTFVVKSLERHEKDVIKTYERARDHIKKEDLPEFERIIGEERDHEENLLLEVPEGRIKYMSFTVLGLSDALIEIAGIHAGTLGVYSNTFMAGLAGLVAGVAASIAMASAAYAQAKQLPDVGRAGLASLYTGISYMITAVLLALPYFMIHDILLALFTSLAISIGILAYISLYSMIILERSFTRELAETTLIIFGATAVLYIFGEFVRGILGITI; encoded by the coding sequence ATGAGTGTAAGTATAGAAGAATTCAGAGATCTAGCGGAGAATTCATGTGTTGATGAGTATAAGGATTACATGATCTATATGGAGCTCTCTAGAATGCGTCTCCTCTCAGATCCTCTCAGAAGAAGTCTTTCTAGAATGGCTGAGCAGGAGAGAGCTCACTACGAGTTTTGGAAGAAGTACGCAGGCGAGTGCAAGATCAGATCTCTTAGACTTAAACTCGAGATCTTTCTTTTGAAGATCATGGTTCTTATAATGGGAGTGACATTCGTTGTAAAATCTCTCGAGAGACATGAGAAAGATGTTATAAAAACCTATGAGAGAGCTAGAGATCATATCAAAAAAGAAGATCTGCCAGAGTTCGAAAGGATCATAGGTGAAGAGAGAGATCATGAGGAGAATCTTCTACTAGAAGTACCTGAAGGAAGGATTAAATATATGAGCTTCACAGTTCTAGGACTCTCAGATGCTCTCATAGAAATCGCGGGAATCCATGCAGGAACTCTAGGAGTATACTCCAACACCTTCATGGCAGGACTTGCAGGACTTGTCGCAGGAGTGGCAGCATCGATAGCAATGGCATCAGCAGCATATGCTCAGGCAAAGCAGCTACCAGATGTTGGGAGAGCTGGTCTTGCATCGCTTTACACAGGGATCTCATATATGATCACAGCAGTTCTTCTAGCACTACCTTACTTCATGATACATGATATATTATTGGCGCTCTTCACATCTCTAGCTATATCAATAGGTATTCTAGCATACATATCTCTATACTCGATGATAATACTGGAGAGAAGCTTCACTAGAGAGCTTGCAGAGACAACTCTTATAATATTCGGAGCTACTGCAGTTCTGTATATCTTCGGAGAGTTTGTGAGAGGAATCCTAGGAATAACTATATGA
- a CDS encoding DUF711 family protein: MVLIRSITLHIPEISGESVAMYKEVLDRFVEKISLYGYNVWSRRISLPPLESNPLKVCDELSIPSSRFSNVFIAAFNIDLEKIPNVSAKDLVSCMIAMPNTFSSLVIRDGDREIVFLEEFYSYGAPEIFTRFAGVLGGWVLTPYFPASASIVEEPTITISLRYVDLFDKAFTSREEYKNLIKWLSKLYRLSLEISEEIGIRIGGIDLSLSPWMSESVGDLIERYSGSRIGEPGSARVILDMNRFITRIAEDSGVKTTGFNEVMLPLEEDDLLKKRASRKEITLTTLLRLTPYCIAGVDMIVVSRRRLSIRNLVRDLMASYEVKRKKIGFRIIPVDREPGEKLDLGRFGEATVVDI; this comes from the coding sequence ATGGTCTTGATCCGAAGCATCACACTTCACATACCTGAGATATCTGGAGAGAGTGTGGCTATGTATAAAGAGGTTTTAGATAGATTTGTAGAAAAGATCTCTTTATATGGTTATAATGTTTGGAGCAGAAGAATCTCTCTTCCTCCTCTAGAATCTAATCCTCTCAAGGTATGCGATGAACTTAGCATACCTTCTTCTAGGTTTTCGAATGTTTTTATAGCTGCTTTCAACATAGATCTTGAGAAGATTCCTAATGTTTCTGCAAAAGACCTAGTATCATGTATGATAGCAATGCCAAATACATTCAGTTCTCTAGTTATAAGAGATGGCGATCGTGAGATAGTATTTCTAGAGGAATTCTACAGCTATGGAGCTCCTGAGATATTCACAAGATTCGCTGGAGTACTCGGAGGATGGGTTTTAACACCTTATTTTCCTGCGAGTGCTTCCATAGTTGAAGAACCTACTATAACGATCTCTCTTAGATACGTAGATCTCTTCGATAAAGCCTTTACATCTAGAGAAGAGTATAAGAACCTGATCAAATGGCTTTCAAAACTCTATAGATTATCTCTGGAAATATCTGAAGAAATAGGAATCAGGATAGGAGGCATAGATCTCTCTCTATCACCCTGGATGAGCGAGAGCGTAGGTGATCTTATCGAGAGATACTCAGGTTCGAGAATAGGAGAGCCGGGTTCTGCAAGAGTTATACTAGATATGAATAGGTTTATAACGAGAATTGCAGAGGATTCTGGAGTTAAGACCACGGGTTTTAATGAGGTAATGCTACCACTAGAAGAAGATGATCTTCTGAAGAAGAGAGCTTCTCGGAAAGAGATTACTCTCACAACACTTCTAAGACTCACTCCATACTGCATAGCAGGGGTTGACATGATCGTGGTTTCTAGGAGAAGGCTTAGCATAAGAAATCTAGTTAGAGATCTCATGGCATCATACGAGGTCAAAAGAAAGAAGATAGGCTTTAGAATCATACCTGTAGATAGAGAACCTGGAGAGAAACTAGATCTAGGTAGATTCGGAGAGGCAACAGTGGTAGACATATGA
- the ileS gene encoding isoleucine--tRNA ligase: MNSRKAELELGVLYDPHAVEEWVKKFWEENKIYEKLKELGRSRDKKFYFIDGPPYPSSPSIHPGTAWNKILKDSFLRYWRSQGYNVHDTPGYDMHGLPIEYQVEKQIGVGSKKDIYTSVGVERFVKMCRDFVLRNAESMTRIFRDLGVFMDWEKPYMTISNDYIEEAWKLIRKAEEKGLLDRELRVVHWCPRCETVLADYEVSQEYRDLEDPSIYVKMPVKGREKEYLVIWTTTPWTLPANTFIMASSRAYYLRIKTGDEILIIAENLYKQVLEKAKIREYRVLERIPGSSLEGLEYTHPLKDLVSIQKELEEYHRVVLADEYVSLSEGTGLVHAAPGHGAEDYEVARRRNIPVYSLIDDNGRFTAEAGKYAGMYARDANSVIIEDLKIRGALLHEEKVIHRYPVCWRCKTPLLLRATYQWIIRVSKLRSKMIEETSKIRWIPKWAMDRTQSILENLQDWVISRQRFWGTPLPIWICTSCGYRIVIGGVDDLKKYDASEIPEDLHRPWIDRVTLRCPRCGGVARRVEDVADVWLDSGVSFYASLGRGGHDIFEKEIGEIDMIVEGHDQTRGWFFSTIRSGLILFDRKPVKTIIAHGFMLDEKGREMHKSLGNFIEVPVIIERIGRDPFRLFLLSNTLWEDMRFSLDKAGEMIRVLNIVWNVFAFAKTYMTLDRFTYREDLIDELYNEKILRKEDLWLLSRLYQVEVEVTNSMNNYRVHEAVNRLIDFIVEDVSRWYLRIVRRRVWSEIESPDKTAVYLVLFKTLKDWLKMINPITPHLAEFLHQKFIRSVDPKAEESINFSNWPDPDEIAKFYDPLLLQAFSAAREVHELVSKARMKAGIKLRRPVSRCSVILRDKSKAEAVSLVSEILAELLNCKEFHVSSDESELARYVRKIAKPVISVLGREFRSMAPMIAEYIERESEKIASDLEMKDFIDIDLEGRSFRIRRDHVSIEISPIEGFIVASDDLGHAIIDTRISEDMAAEGFAREIVRRIQVMRKEMNLNLLDVIEVSIYVESDEARRFIEKTISYIANEIRGRNIALVNSAEEVSGDHVREWDIDGERTVIGIRRGS, encoded by the coding sequence GTGAACAGCAGAAAAGCTGAGCTAGAACTAGGAGTTTTATATGATCCTCACGCGGTAGAAGAATGGGTTAAGAAGTTCTGGGAGGAGAATAAAATCTATGAGAAGCTAAAAGAACTAGGCAGGTCTAGAGATAAGAAGTTCTACTTCATAGACGGACCTCCTTATCCTAGCTCTCCATCTATCCATCCTGGTACTGCGTGGAATAAGATTTTAAAGGATTCGTTTCTGAGATACTGGAGATCTCAAGGATATAATGTTCATGATACACCGGGTTATGACATGCACGGGCTTCCTATAGAGTATCAGGTTGAGAAGCAGATTGGTGTGGGGAGTAAGAAGGATATATACACGAGTGTTGGTGTTGAGAGATTTGTGAAGATGTGCCGAGATTTTGTTCTTAGAAATGCTGAGAGTATGACAAGAATCTTCAGAGACCTAGGTGTTTTCATGGATTGGGAGAAGCCTTACATGACTATATCTAATGACTATATTGAGGAGGCTTGGAAGCTTATTAGGAAAGCTGAGGAGAAAGGACTTTTAGATAGAGAACTTAGAGTGGTTCACTGGTGTCCTAGATGTGAGACTGTTCTAGCAGATTATGAGGTTTCTCAGGAGTATAGAGATCTAGAGGATCCTTCTATATATGTTAAGATGCCTGTTAAAGGAAGAGAGAAAGAATACCTTGTTATATGGACTACAACACCTTGGACTCTGCCTGCTAATACTTTTATAATGGCTAGCTCTAGAGCTTATTATCTGAGAATTAAAACAGGTGATGAGATCCTTATAATAGCCGAGAATCTCTACAAACAGGTTCTAGAGAAAGCAAAGATAAGAGAGTACAGAGTTCTAGAGAGAATTCCTGGAAGCTCTCTAGAAGGTCTTGAATACACTCATCCTCTCAAGGATCTTGTCAGCATACAGAAGGAATTAGAAGAATATCATAGAGTTGTTCTAGCAGATGAGTATGTAAGTCTTAGCGAGGGTACAGGACTTGTTCACGCAGCTCCAGGTCATGGTGCTGAAGATTATGAGGTGGCTAGGAGGAGGAATATTCCAGTGTATTCATTAATAGATGATAACGGTAGATTCACTGCTGAGGCTGGAAAGTACGCCGGCATGTATGCTAGGGATGCTAACAGTGTTATCATAGAAGATCTGAAGATCAGAGGAGCTCTACTTCACGAAGAGAAAGTTATCCATAGATATCCTGTTTGCTGGAGGTGTAAAACCCCTCTACTTCTGAGAGCCACGTATCAGTGGATTATAAGGGTTTCAAAGCTTAGGAGTAAGATGATCGAGGAGACTTCAAAGATCAGGTGGATACCTAAGTGGGCTATGGATAGAACTCAGTCTATTCTTGAAAATCTTCAGGACTGGGTTATATCTAGGCAGAGGTTCTGGGGAACTCCTCTGCCTATATGGATTTGCACTTCATGCGGTTATAGAATCGTGATCGGAGGAGTTGATGATCTGAAGAAGTATGATGCCAGCGAGATTCCTGAAGATCTCCACAGACCCTGGATTGATAGAGTCACTCTAAGATGTCCTAGATGTGGTGGTGTTGCTAGAAGAGTTGAAGATGTAGCAGATGTATGGCTTGATTCAGGAGTTTCATTCTATGCATCATTAGGCAGGGGAGGTCATGATATCTTCGAGAAAGAAATTGGAGAGATCGATATGATCGTAGAAGGACATGATCAGACTAGAGGATGGTTCTTCAGCACTATAAGATCAGGGTTGATACTATTCGATAGAAAACCTGTGAAGACTATCATCGCTCATGGATTCATGCTCGATGAGAAAGGTAGAGAGATGCATAAATCTCTAGGGAACTTCATCGAGGTTCCAGTAATAATAGAGAGGATCGGAAGAGATCCGTTCAGATTATTCCTTCTCTCAAACACTTTGTGGGAGGACATGAGATTCAGTCTCGACAAAGCTGGAGAGATGATCAGAGTACTTAATATTGTTTGGAATGTCTTTGCCTTTGCGAAGACATACATGACTCTAGATAGATTCACCTATAGAGAGGATTTGATAGATGAGCTCTACAATGAGAAGATACTGAGAAAAGAGGATCTATGGCTTCTCTCGAGATTATATCAGGTTGAAGTAGAGGTGACTAATTCTATGAATAACTACAGAGTTCATGAAGCTGTTAATAGATTGATAGACTTCATTGTTGAAGATGTCTCGAGATGGTATCTTAGAATAGTTAGGAGGAGGGTTTGGAGTGAGATTGAAAGCCCTGACAAAACAGCTGTCTATCTAGTTCTCTTCAAGACATTGAAAGACTGGCTTAAGATGATCAATCCCATAACACCTCACCTAGCCGAGTTTCTACATCAGAAATTCATAAGATCTGTAGATCCGAAGGCTGAGGAGAGTATAAACTTTAGCAATTGGCCTGATCCAGATGAGATCGCGAAATTCTATGATCCTCTTCTTCTCCAGGCTTTCTCAGCTGCCAGAGAGGTTCACGAACTGGTTTCCAAGGCTAGAATGAAGGCAGGGATCAAGCTTAGAAGACCTGTCTCCAGATGTTCTGTGATTCTCAGAGATAAGAGCAAGGCTGAGGCTGTATCTCTAGTTTCCGAAATACTAGCAGAGCTTCTAAACTGTAAAGAGTTTCATGTTTCTAGTGATGAGAGTGAGCTGGCTAGATATGTTAGAAAAATTGCGAAGCCTGTAATAAGTGTTCTAGGTAGAGAGTTTAGAAGTATGGCTCCTATGATTGCTGAGTATATTGAGAGAGAATCTGAGAAGATAGCTTCAGATCTTGAGATGAAAGATTTTATAGATATAGATCTTGAGGGGAGAAGCTTTAGAATCAGAAGAGATCATGTCTCTATAGAGATTTCCCCGATAGAAGGTTTCATAGTTGCATCAGATGATCTTGGGCATGCGATAATTGATACAAGGATCTCAGAGGATATGGCTGCAGAAGGTTTTGCAAGAGAGATTGTAAGAAGGATTCAGGTTATGAGGAAGGAGATGAATCTAAACCTTCTCGATGTGATCGAAGTATCTATATACGTTGAAAGTGATGAAGCTAGGAGATTTATAGAGAAAACCATAAGTTATATAGCTAACGAGATTAGAGGTAGAAATATCGCTCTTGTTAATTCCGCTGAAGAGGTTTCAGGAGATCATGTTCGTGAATGGGATATAGATGGAGAGAGAACAGTTATAGGCATTAGAAGAGGTAGCTAG
- a CDS encoding HD domain-containing protein: protein MGSDVKRVFDEVHGYIELDPLALKIVSLPIYQRLRRVKQLGVAEYVYPGATHTRFSHSLGVYHLMKLVSGILREYIEPDNIPLLYLAALLHDIGHLPYSHALETFYMNIILSSGEKLDHEHMSSIVVREDPELKDLLKSEGFNPDEVARIIEGKHRDSLVNSLLSSDLDVDRLDYLVRDSLHTGVIYGSIDLKRIMSTLRIDRNKKLAIDEKGLIAVENFYLARLHMYRAVYYHKTVHGYELMLVKLWDRITRERPDLSGYRDLGFIRKMISEGFYKYFDDSMLVSKIIDVARDPQVSKETRELADMLLFRRGYKAVYNKIILSDEPIGDNGEEREEVEKVKEVSYLLSRSGISSIYYLPVIENISIYRRDDAITVITREDVEKKIYEYEGSIIRQLPRYMNIIRFYIHPLALKIKNVSDLIEKNFKRKP from the coding sequence ATGGGGAGCGATGTTAAGAGGGTTTTCGATGAGGTTCACGGGTATATAGAGCTCGATCCTCTAGCACTTAAAATAGTATCTCTACCCATATATCAGAGACTTAGAAGAGTAAAGCAGTTAGGAGTAGCTGAATATGTATATCCCGGAGCTACTCATACGAGATTTAGTCATAGTCTTGGAGTATATCATCTGATGAAACTTGTGAGCGGGATTCTCAGAGAGTATATAGAACCTGACAACATACCTCTCCTATACTTGGCAGCACTGCTTCATGATATAGGACATCTCCCCTACAGTCACGCTCTCGAAACCTTCTATATGAATATAATACTCTCATCCGGGGAGAAACTTGATCATGAGCATATGTCTTCAATAGTTGTAAGAGAAGATCCAGAGTTAAAGGATCTTCTTAAGAGCGAGGGTTTCAACCCCGATGAGGTTGCGAGAATTATAGAGGGAAAACATAGAGATTCTCTTGTGAACTCTCTTCTATCATCAGATCTAGATGTTGACAGGCTTGACTACCTTGTAAGAGATTCATTACATACGGGAGTTATATATGGAAGCATCGATCTCAAGAGGATCATGAGTACTCTGAGAATTGATAGAAATAAAAAACTTGCGATAGACGAGAAAGGTCTTATAGCTGTTGAAAACTTCTATCTGGCAAGACTTCACATGTATAGAGCTGTCTACTATCATAAAACTGTTCACGGTTACGAGCTGATGCTGGTAAAGCTCTGGGATAGGATCACCAGGGAGAGACCTGATCTGAGTGGCTATAGAGATCTAGGATTTATAAGAAAGATGATCTCTGAAGGATTCTACAAGTATTTTGATGATAGCATGCTCGTGTCAAAGATAATAGATGTAGCAAGAGATCCTCAGGTTAGCAAAGAGACTAGAGAGTTAGCAGACATGCTACTCTTCAGAAGAGGTTACAAGGCTGTCTATAACAAGATAATACTATCAGACGAGCCTATAGGAGATAATGGTGAAGAGAGAGAAGAAGTTGAGAAAGTAAAAGAAGTATCATATCTGCTAAGTAGAAGTGGTATAAGCTCGATCTACTATCTACCTGTTATAGAGAATATATCAATCTACAGAAGAGATGATGCTATAACAGTGATCACTAGAGAAGATGTTGAGAAGAAGATCTACGAGTATGAAGGTAGCATCATAAGACAGCTCCCAAGATATATGAATATAATAAGATTCTACATACACCCACTAGCATTAAAGATAAAGAATGTCTCAGATCTCATAGAGAAAAACTTCAAGAGAAAACCTTAG